The Micromonospora sp. NBC_01740 genome includes a window with the following:
- a CDS encoding aconitate hydratase, which produces MKEYDVASLDTFGAKTQLRVGDASYEIFKISKVDGHERLPYSLKILLENLLRTEDGANITADHIRQLGAWESDADPSVEIQFTPARVLMQDFTGVPCVVDLATMREAVRDLGGDATKVNPLAPAELVIDHSVIADLFGREDAFERNVELEYERNKERYQFLRWGQTAFNEFKVVPPGTGIVHQVNIEYLARTIMERNGQAYPDTVVGTDSHTTMVNGLGVLGWGVGGIEAEAAMLGQPVSMLIPRVVGFKLSGEMPAGTTATDLVLTITEMLRKHGVVGKFVEFYGPGVSAVPLANRATIGNMSPEYGSTVAIFPIDAETVRYLELTGRDAAQVALVEAYAKEQGLWHDPDAEPEYSERLELDLGTIEPSLAGPKRPQDRVPLGNAKTLFRSALTDYVAADETGGDRGRKSGVPQMEKPFGVQGHADEASAESFPASDSPANGVSDPADAPRDLETAAVGSGGRASNPTRVTGADGVEYELDHGAVVIAAITSCTNTSNPQVMIGAALLARNAVDKGLTRKPWVKTTLAPGSKVVMDYYERAGLTPYLEKLGFHLVGYGCTTCIGNSGPLPEEVSAAVNEADLAVVSVLSGNRNFEGRINPDVKMNYLASPPLVVAYALAGTMDIDLANEPIGEDGDSNPVFLRDIWPNSAEIQDVIASAIGATGFSAAYEDVFAGDERWQSLPTPTGDTFAWADESTYVRKPPYFEGMEREPKAVVDIGPARVLAKLGDSVTTDHISPAGSIKADSPAGSYLAEHGVPRHEFNSYGSRRGNHEVMIRGTFANIRLRNQLVPGVEGGFTVNHLTGEQTSIYDASVAYQEAGIPLVVLAGKEYGSGSSRDWAAKGTMLLGVRAVIAESYERIHRSNLIGMGVLPLQFPAGETAESLGLTGTETFSIAGVTALNDGQTPRTVKVSTDTGVEFDAVVRIDTPGEADYYRHGGILQYVLRRMIAN; this is translated from the coding sequence GTGAAGGAGTACGACGTGGCGAGCCTCGACACCTTCGGTGCGAAGACCCAGCTACGCGTCGGAGACGCGAGCTACGAGATTTTCAAGATCAGCAAGGTGGACGGCCACGAACGGCTGCCCTACAGCCTGAAGATCCTCCTGGAGAACCTGCTCCGGACCGAGGACGGCGCGAACATCACCGCCGACCACATCCGGCAGCTCGGCGCCTGGGAATCCGACGCCGACCCGAGCGTCGAGATCCAGTTCACCCCGGCGCGGGTGCTCATGCAGGACTTCACCGGCGTGCCCTGCGTGGTCGACCTGGCCACCATGCGCGAGGCGGTACGGGACCTGGGCGGCGACGCCACCAAGGTGAACCCGCTCGCCCCGGCCGAGCTGGTCATCGACCACTCCGTCATCGCCGACCTGTTCGGTCGCGAGGACGCCTTCGAGCGCAACGTCGAGCTGGAGTACGAGCGCAACAAGGAGCGTTACCAGTTCCTGCGCTGGGGCCAGACCGCGTTCAACGAGTTCAAGGTCGTCCCCCCGGGCACGGGCATCGTGCACCAGGTCAACATCGAGTACCTGGCCCGTACGATCATGGAGCGCAACGGCCAGGCGTACCCGGACACGGTCGTCGGCACCGACTCGCACACCACGATGGTCAACGGCCTGGGCGTGCTCGGCTGGGGCGTCGGCGGCATCGAGGCCGAGGCCGCGATGCTCGGTCAGCCCGTCAGCATGCTGATCCCGCGCGTGGTGGGCTTCAAGCTCTCCGGCGAGATGCCGGCCGGCACCACCGCCACCGACCTGGTGCTCACCATCACCGAGATGCTGCGCAAGCACGGCGTGGTGGGCAAGTTCGTCGAGTTCTACGGGCCGGGCGTGAGCGCCGTGCCGCTGGCCAACCGGGCCACCATCGGCAACATGTCCCCGGAGTACGGCTCCACCGTCGCGATCTTCCCGATCGACGCCGAGACCGTCCGCTACCTGGAGCTGACCGGCCGCGACGCCGCGCAGGTCGCGCTCGTCGAGGCGTACGCCAAGGAGCAGGGCCTCTGGCACGACCCGGACGCCGAGCCGGAGTACTCGGAGCGCCTGGAGCTGGACCTCGGCACGATCGAGCCGTCCCTGGCCGGCCCGAAGCGCCCGCAGGACCGGGTCCCGCTGGGCAACGCCAAGACCCTGTTCCGCTCGGCGCTGACCGACTACGTGGCCGCCGACGAGACCGGCGGCGACCGTGGCCGCAAGTCGGGCGTGCCGCAGATGGAGAAGCCGTTCGGCGTGCAGGGCCACGCCGACGAGGCGAGCGCCGAGTCCTTCCCGGCCAGCGACTCCCCGGCCAACGGGGTCAGCGACCCGGCCGACGCGCCGCGCGACCTGGAGACGGCGGCGGTCGGCTCCGGCGGGCGGGCCAGCAACCCGACCCGGGTCACCGGCGCCGACGGTGTCGAGTACGAGCTGGACCACGGCGCCGTGGTGATCGCGGCCATCACCTCCTGCACCAACACCTCCAACCCGCAGGTGATGATCGGCGCGGCCCTGCTGGCCCGCAACGCGGTCGACAAGGGCCTGACCCGCAAGCCGTGGGTGAAGACCACCCTGGCCCCGGGTTCCAAGGTTGTCATGGACTACTACGAGCGGGCCGGCCTCACGCCCTACCTGGAGAAGCTCGGCTTCCACCTGGTGGGCTACGGCTGCACCACCTGCATCGGCAACTCCGGCCCGCTGCCGGAGGAGGTCTCGGCCGCGGTCAACGAGGCCGACCTGGCCGTCGTCTCCGTGCTCTCCGGCAACCGCAACTTCGAGGGCCGGATCAACCCGGACGTCAAGATGAACTACCTGGCGTCCCCGCCGCTGGTGGTCGCGTACGCGCTGGCCGGCACGATGGACATCGACCTGGCCAACGAGCCGATCGGCGAGGACGGCGACAGCAACCCGGTGTTCCTTCGGGACATCTGGCCCAACAGCGCCGAGATCCAGGACGTCATCGCCTCGGCGATCGGCGCCACCGGCTTCAGCGCCGCGTACGAGGACGTCTTCGCCGGTGACGAGCGCTGGCAGTCGCTGCCCACCCCGACCGGCGACACGTTCGCCTGGGCGGACGAGTCCACCTACGTCCGCAAGCCCCCGTACTTCGAGGGCATGGAGCGGGAGCCGAAGGCGGTCGTCGACATCGGTCCGGCGCGGGTGCTGGCCAAGCTGGGCGACTCGGTGACCACCGACCACATCTCGCCGGCCGGTTCCATCAAGGCCGACTCGCCCGCCGGGTCGTACCTCGCCGAGCACGGCGTGCCGCGGCACGAGTTCAACTCGTACGGCTCGCGCCGGGGCAACCACGAGGTGATGATCCGGGGCACCTTCGCCAACATCCGGCTGCGCAACCAGCTGGTCCCCGGCGTCGAGGGCGGCTTCACGGTCAACCACCTGACCGGCGAGCAGACCTCGATCTACGACGCCTCGGTGGCCTACCAGGAGGCGGGCATCCCGCTGGTCGTGCTGGCCGGCAAGGAGTACGGTTCCGGTTCGTCGCGCGACTGGGCGGCCAAGGGCACCATGCTGCTCGGCGTCAGGGCGGTCATCGCCGAGTCGTACGAGCGGATCCACCGCTCGAACCTGATCGGCATGGGCGTGCTGCCGCTGCAGTTCCCGGCCGGCGAGACCGCCGAGTCGCTCGGCCTCACCGGCACGGAGACGTTCTCCATCGCCGGGGTCACCGCGCTGAACGACGGCCAGACCCCGCGTACGGTCAAGGTCAGCACCGACACCGGCGTCGAGTTCGACGCGGTGGTCCGGATCGACACCCCGGGCGAGGCGGACTACTACCGGCACGGC
- a CDS encoding C39 family peptidase encodes MRTDILRKTALTAAGLAFTGGAIAGPVTTALAAPTTPVSASVAQDRKGGERELGVRYEAQPNFYYCGPAAARNALSVQGKNIDVDGMAQRMGTTEAGTNSINDITPVLNKESGKDAYQSVEIPGAKADDKQTDKLRGDIVTAIDEGHAVVANIAGTATDTDGTTHSFEGGHYISVVGYRDNGNTVTIADSANPDQASYRMSVDNLADWIATRGYTA; translated from the coding sequence ATGCGTACCGACATCCTGCGTAAGACCGCTCTGACCGCTGCCGGGCTCGCCTTCACCGGCGGCGCCATCGCCGGCCCCGTCACCACCGCCCTCGCCGCCCCCACCACCCCCGTGTCGGCCTCGGTCGCACAGGACCGCAAGGGTGGCGAGCGGGAGCTGGGCGTGCGCTACGAGGCACAGCCGAACTTCTACTACTGCGGCCCCGCCGCCGCCCGCAACGCTCTCAGCGTGCAGGGCAAGAACATCGACGTCGACGGCATGGCCCAGCGCATGGGCACTACCGAAGCCGGCACCAACTCCATCAACGACATCACCCCCGTCCTGAACAAGGAGAGCGGCAAGGACGCCTACCAGTCGGTGGAGATCCCCGGCGCCAAGGCCGACGACAAGCAGACCGACAAGCTGCGCGGCGACATCGTCACCGCCATCGACGAAGGCCACGCCGTGGTCGCCAACATCGCCGGCACCGCCACCGACACCGACGGCACCACCCACTCCTTCGAGGGCGGGCACTACATCAGCGTCGTCGGCTACCGCGACAACGGCAACACCGTCACCATCGCCGACTCCGCCAACCCCGACCAGGCCTCCTACCGGATGAGCGTCGACAACCTCGCCGACTGGATCGCCACCCGCGGCTACACCGCCTGA
- a CDS encoding VOC family protein, translated as MIHHVQLACPRGSEEASRAFYLGVLGMTEKPKPPALAARGGCWFTGHGAELHLGVEDDFRPARKAHPGLLWPDLDALAARLVAAGYPVSWGDDELPGLRRFHSQDAHGNRLEFLAPID; from the coding sequence ATGATCCATCACGTACAGCTCGCTTGCCCACGCGGCTCCGAAGAGGCGTCGCGGGCCTTCTACCTCGGGGTGCTCGGGATGACCGAGAAGCCCAAACCGCCCGCCCTCGCGGCCCGTGGCGGCTGCTGGTTCACCGGGCACGGCGCGGAGCTGCACCTGGGCGTGGAGGACGACTTCCGGCCCGCCCGCAAGGCCCACCCCGGCCTGCTGTGGCCGGACCTGGACGCGCTCGCCGCCCGGTTGGTCGCCGCCGGGTACCCGGTGAGCTGGGGCGACGACGAACTGCCCGGGCTGCGCCGCTTCCACTCCCAGGACGCGCACGGCAACCGGCTGGAGTTCCTCGCCCCGATCGACTGA